In Candidatus Omnitrophota bacterium, one genomic interval encodes:
- a CDS encoding bacteriophage holin — protein MAKLDVKALGLTLGIVWGVALLIMGMVAMFFNYGGGFVRALGSIYYGYEATTLGSLIGGFWGFIDAGICGIIIAWLYNKFAK, from the coding sequence ATGGCAAAATTAGATGTAAAAGCTTTAGGGCTTACTTTGGGTATTGTTTGGGGGGTAGCTTTATTAATTATGGGCATGGTAGCAATGTTTTTTAACTACGGGGGTGGGTTTGTAAGAGCTCTGGGTTCAATTTATTATGGCTATGAGGCTACAACCTTAGGAAGTTTAATCGGAGGCTTTTGGGGATTTATAGATGCGGGTATTTGTGGAATTATAATAGCCTGGTTGTATAATAAGTTTGCTAAATAG